The uncultured Cohaesibacter sp. genomic sequence TCCGTTTGCGGTATTGAATGACATTGTTCCATTCCTTTGTTTGACTCGCGGATAAGCTCCCCGCCGAAAGGTCAGGACCGGCGGTGGAGCTCATCAACTGTTCAGTAGGCCACGCCGCGGTAGCGACAGTGGCCCGGGATTGAGGGGAACGAATAGGTCGGACGCGCGCCAAAGTGGGCAACGCCGCGATAGACCAGACGGGTTTGTTGGCTCGGCTGCAGCGTGGGCAGATCCGAGAGGGCATAGAGAACGCCACGGTAGCAAAGCCGGGTTGTGTGTCGTTCTGTTGTGTTCTTTGAGGAGGCTGCCGATGATCG encodes the following:
- a CDS encoding DUF4278 domain-containing protein; its protein translation is MNSLSWAATISRSSAASSKNTTERHTTRLCYRGVLYALSDLPTLQPSQQTRLVYRGVAHFGARPTYSFPSIPGHCRYRGVAY